In Papio anubis isolate 15944 chromosome 20, Panubis1.0, whole genome shotgun sequence, a single window of DNA contains:
- the DDX49 gene encoding probable ATP-dependent RNA helicase DDX49, with product MSGFAELGLSSWLVAQCQQLGLKQPTPVQLGCIPAILEGRDCLGCAKTGSGKTAAFVLPILQKLSEDPYGIFCLVLTPTRELAYQIAEQFRVLGKPLGLKDCIIVGGMDMVAQALELSRKPHVVIATPGRLADHLRSSNTFSIKKIRFLVMDEADRLLEQGCTDFTVDLEAILAAVPARRQTLLFSATLTDTLRELQGLATNQPFFWEAQAPVSTVEQLDQRYLLVPEKVKDAYLVHLIQRFQDEHEDWSIIIFTNTCKTCQILCMMLRKFSFPTVALHSMMKQKERFAALAKFKSSIYRILIATDVASRGLDIPTVQVVINHNTPGLPKIYIHRVGRTARAGRQGQAITLVTQYDIHLVHAIEEQIKKKLEEFSVEEAEVLQILTQVNVVRRECEIKLEAAHFDEKKEINKRKQLILEGKDPDLEAKRKAELAKIKQKNRRFKEKVEETLKRQKAGRVGHEGRPPRAPPGSHSGPVPSQGPA from the exons ATGTCAGGCTTCGCGGAGCTCGGGCTGTCGTCGTGGctagtggcacaatgtcagcagCTGGGTTTGAAGCAGCCCACGCCTGTGCAGCTCGGCTGCATTCCCGCCATCCTGGAGG GTCGAGACTGCTTGGGCTGTGCCAAGACAGGCAGTGGGAAGACAGCAGCGTTTGTCCTTCCCATCTtgcagaagctttctgaggatcCCTATGGCATCTTCTGCCTTGTCCTGACACCCACCAG GGAGCTGGCCTACCAGATCGCAGAGCAGTTCCGGGTCCTGGGGAAGCCTCTAGGGCTGAAAGACTGCATCATCGTCGGTGGCATGG acatGGTGGCCCAGGCACTGGAGCTCTCCCGGAAACCGCATGTGGTCATCGCCACACCAGGGCGCCTGGCAGATCACCTGCGCAGCTCCAACACTTTTAGTATAAAGAAGATCCGCTTCCTG GTGATGGACGAGGCAGACCGGCTGCTGGAACAGGGCTGCACTGACTTCACCGTCGACCTGGAAGCCATCCTGGCGGCTGTGCCAGCCCGCAGGCAGACACTGCTGTTCAGCGCCACGCTGACCGACACACTCCGGGAGCTACAGGGCCTGGCCACCAACCAACCCTTCTTCTGGGAGGCACAGGCCCC GGTGAGCACTGTGGAGCAGCTGGACCAGCGCTACCTGCTGGTGCCCGAGAAGGTCAAGGACGCCTACCTGGTCCACCTGATCCAGCGCTTCCAGGATGAGCATGAGGACTGGTCCATTATCATCTTCACCAACACGTGCAA GACCTGCCAGATCCTGTGCATGATGCTGCGCAAATTCAGCTTCCCCACCGTGGCTCTGCACTCCATGATGAAGCAG AAAGAACGCTTTGCCGCCCTAGCCAAGTTCAAGTCCAGCATCTACCGGATCCTGATCGCAACAGACGTGGCCTCCCG GGGCCTGGATATCCCTACGGTACAGGTGGTCATCAACCACAACACCCCCGGGCTCCCCAAGATCTACATCCACCGAGTTGGCCGGACGGCCCGTGCAG GGCGGCAGGGTCAGGCCATCACGCTGGTGACACAATACGACATCCATCTGGTGCACGCCATTGAGGAGCAGATCA AGAAGAAGCTAGAGGAATTCTCCGTGGAAGAGGCCGAGGTGCTGCAGATCCTCACACAGGTCAACGTGGTGCGAAGAGAGTGTGAGATC AAACTGGAGGCGGCCCACTTTGATGAAAAAAAGGAGATCAACAAACGGAAGCAGCTGATCCTGGAGGGGAAG GATCCTGACCTGGAGGCCAAGCGCAAGGCCGAGCTGGCCAAGATCAAGCAGAAGAACCGGCGCTTCAAGGAGAAGGTGGAGGAGACGCTGAAGCGACAGAAGGCCGGCAGGGTTGGCCACGAGGGGCGTCCACCCAGGGCCCCACCTGGGTCCCACTCAGGCCCAGTCCCCTCCCAGGGCCCTGCCTGA